AGGATGGCACGCACAAGTTGGAGAAGATGACCGTATAGTCAACGGTTAGTTTCTCAACCTGtatcccttttttttaatgaatttgaagCTTCTTCAAGTCCATTCTTTGAGCTATTCTCAtgagttttattattttgacttaAATTAGGTCATATCAAGGAATTGgagaatttgaaattcttgaaGACCCGAATCAAGCTCGAAAAGTCGACAAACAAGTAAGTAACCACATGGAGTAAGTTTTAAGAAGTACTTGTAGGAGTCGACTAGACCATGAAAAAATGATTAGAAATCATGTTTAGAAGCCTATTTAAGCTAATTTGCTAAACCTAGAAAACTTAATAGTTTACGGTTTAGCATGGTACTTGGTTTTACAGCTTCTACAGTGCATAATTGTGAACTCTTACAGGGTTAATATGTTTATAAGTTTTCCAGCATGCCTTGGTTGATTTACTAACCCTTGTTTGAGCAtgttgagcatgctatatgtttataaatatatgatttagGGTTTGGGAATCCCAAGAATCATAAAGGGTATACTACTGAGGTAGCTACAGAGGTAGCTACAGTTGTTCTTGTGGGGAGCCATGACCTTATACTGTTCTAACTTGGGAGGGTGTGCAAATAGGCAGATAACTATTAGCTCGATACCAAATTGTTACGAGCTAAAGTCTGCGATCGAGTTATGAGTCTCTCGTAAGTGGAGGTAGACGGTGTTTGTGTGGGGGAAGaagtataatttttcttttgacttATTTTGAACAATTGTAAGTCTCAAATAAAGGGAACCTTAATACCTCTGAGTTAAAGTACTCAAGACTAAATCGAAAATTTTGAGgtacatcttcattgatatttatGACTATTTATAAGTTGTAGAGTAACCATTGCTACATCAATGTAACTATGACTCAATCAGGGAGGATCATCCTGAAACAAGggaaataactaaaaatagaaatgaaggTCGAAGACTCCTCCTTACAATACgtaaactgaaaaaaaaaattgcataatgaaaatttcaacCAACGGGTTTCATATGTGACGGGTTCTTTTTGCCATGAGTGTAATGTGTGTACATTTGTAGTAGAAGTTTATAGAGTTGTATGCATAAGCCTTATAGCGCATGAATAGACTAGAGCCAAGTCAATGTCTTGGGATTATAGTTGACCACATAGCCCAAGTATATGTTATAGAGCAAGTACGACGAGagtctacaagtaggttgcttattgagtatttttatacttattccatgttctattttttttttttccagatgGAGTGTAGACTACTGTTGATGGTAGGAGCATGCGGAGCCGTGCAACTGTAGGGGGTGCCCTTTAGATCGAGTCATCTTCCTtcttatcattttattattatttttaaatactactTCTCCAGACTTGggtctttttgtttttgaactCTTTTGACTTGACTTCATGGATATTACCTATCTCTCactttacaaaaagaaaatcttacCACCCTTTTTACCTTTGAGTGTATGTGGCGCCCTGTGATTTGGGGCATCGAAaatcgggtcgttacaaaaataCTATAGTAGAAGCTTATGGATTACtgaatttgaagttttatgAGTTTGTAGAGTATGAGGTCAGGGAGATGCCTGCCTTAGATACGTGGATGGAAGGGGGATTGGACTACATAATGCTGCAGTACTTGAATATTGATGGGATACGTACCATAGGTAGTGTTCTTGGCCAGAGCATTGCTCTTGATTACTATGGGCGTCAGGTAGTTACTATATCTAACTAGACattttaatactattttacATTGACGATATTTAACATGATCGATCGTGCTCTTAACATTCGCTTCAAAGGTTGATGGGATGGTTGCTGAATTCACTGACATAAACCGTGAAATGGAAGCAACTGGGAAGTTTaaaatgaagaggaagaaacttTTCCAATTGGTGGGAAAGGCAAATTCAAATCTTGCTGATGTCATTCTCAAGCTTGGACTTTTTGAAAGGTAAGTCATTCCTGCagtaaattattagtttatatgtagaatttcattatttatctGCACAAGAGACAATGTACTTTCAATGATcaacgaagaagaaaattagCTCTTCAAATGGTTAATTGTATGTTGTTTGCTTGCTTGCTTGTTTTGGACTTGTAGTACTCTCCATTTATCTTCTTGTAataactttgttttgggcttcctcgTGGGTCATTGTCATTTTGCACTGGGAAAGTGATCATGATTTATATTCGCTAATAGTTATTCCCTCGGGCTGTTTCTTGTGGATCCAATACTATCTTAACAGCAAATTTATGATCGGCGCACTTGTCAGTGAGttcacttttgtttttttttttaataccttTTTCAGATCAGACATTGCGTGGAAGAATGCAAAATATGCCCAAATATGGGAATATCTGAGAGATGAGTTTGAGCTAACCCAGAGATTCGCAAGTCTGGATTTCAAATTGAAGTTTGTGGAGGTAGCCATCATCTTCTTTAGATGAGAATTTGTTCTTCAGACAACATCTATAACTCCACCCACTGACTTTTTCATTCCTCCTTTTTTGTTGTCAGCATAATATTCGCTTCCTACAGGAGATTCTCCAAAACAGGAAATCAGATTTTTTGGAATGGCTGATCATTGCATTGATCGGTGCAGAAATTTTACTTTCACTTTATGACATTATCCATAGATCAGCCGCTAATCTTTAGCACTGCTTGCTTGCATTCATGCctgcatgcatgcatgctgATCCTTGAAGTTGTTGGAGGTACGTAGTTTTGGCTTTCAGCCTCTCGTATATTCGCCACTACTACAATTTGTACAATGTACATATAGCTATGTAAATTTGGAACACTCTGCTATATACCGGACCCTGCTTTGTACATTTTAAAGAGTTTTACCAATTACTTTTGTTTTAGAAATGGACCTTACCCTGTCGTTTGACTGATTGGCAAAAGAAAGGCCCActaatcaattttattataatttgttttttatgggtttaagttttttcttaatttttttttttaaaatatttttttgaaaagtgATAAAGATGGTGATGTTTAGATAAATTAAGCATCATAAACTCAGTTTAGTATTTACTTTAATagtattaattttgtttaataattttttaattttcaacattttcgTCCATAGTAAGAACTTTGTCGttatcataaaaattattatttaaatttaattagatCACACCAATAAACTAATTAGGaatctaatatatttatgagtcaaaatctaaattaaatagcaaaaattcatatttagttttgaaaaaaatgtcaaaggTAAGAATTAACCTGTTACCTACTTCATAAACtcttacgaattaaacaatattgttttttcataaaattaaagttattaatGACGGAAGAAACCAACAAATAATTCTCAcgtaagaataataaataatattaaagttaTTAATGACTGAAACCAAGAAATAACCTCTGATACGAAATTATAGAAGATCTCCTATGGAATTGTACGTGTGATAACATCTAGTATACTATACCAGGAATATCAATGAAACGGATTATTGAAATTGACCAATATACCCTTTTTACTATACCAGGAATATCAATGAAACGGATTATTGAAATTGACCAatataccctttttttttcctctagCTTATAAAATCTATTTCTTAGTTTAAAATCCCTCTCACCAACTGAAAGAAGtatctttttttagttcagtagaatctattttttagttcaagaTCTCCTACTAACTGACATGAAAGAATTAGTAAATCTGTTATGCAGGAAATGAGGATGAGCTAGGGTTACGAACTTATAACCTATAATACGATGAACTAGTCAATTCCATGATTATAAGTTCATACTGGAACatctttaaatatttggttttagtaaaattatatttttttaaaaaaactcaaatatttattttatatgcggaattgaaataataaaatgaagagaataaagtcattaaatgaaatttgtattccaaaatttccaaaattagtaaaaaaaaaaaagaaaaaaaaaagaaaaaaaaggaagaaggaatAGACAAAAGGTTGTGTTAATGAGTGTGTTCTTCTCCAACGTCCGAtcttcgttttcttttaaaaacatatattccGCCAATCtccattcttcattttccattttcagaTCTTCATTCgccattttcttcattctctctctctccctctgcGCGCCAAATACAAATTCTCTCATCTTTCCCTCTTCCCTCTGGATTCCAGGTACTCTCTTTCCATTCCACACTTAGGGTTCCACCAATCCATTGTtgttactgtttttttttactcttctGCTTGATTCAAGATCTCCCTCACATGGCGGACCCTCCTACTAGTCCTGCCGGCGGTAGCCATGAGAGCGGCGGTGAGCAGAGCCCCCACACTGGCGGCGTTCGCGAGCAGGACCGTTACCTTCCGATCGCTAACATCAGTCGGATCATGAAGAAGGCCTTGCCTGCTAATGGCAAGATCGCCAAGGATGCTAAGGATACCGTCCAAGAATGCGTCTCCGAATTCATTAGCTTTATCACTAGCGAGTGCGTTTCTGATCTGTTTCCCTTTTTGGATCGTGggtcttttttatttttttatttttgggtgggggaattggattggattggattggattggatgtAATTCGTTTTTTGTATGCAGGGCGAGTGATAAGTGCCAgaaggagaagaggaagacTATTAATGGCGATGATTTGCTTTGGGCCATGGCAACGTTGGGTTTCGAGGATTATATTGATCCGCTTAAGTCGTACCTTACTAGGTACCGTGAGGtaaaattgtttcttatttcTGGCTTTTACATGGCTTGTATTTACGTGTGCCTCGCGTGGAGACTTAATTGTGCATGAACTGATGCGGATTGTTATAGACGTCCAGAGTAAAGGAATTAGACCTCTTCTCGCACTTTATATTACTTATCGTGATTGAGATTTGGGTGTGGTTAAAACTTTCATCAGCTGATCAGGAGATGCTTTATGCCCCGacattttgaattaaatttgttcGGTTGCTTTTTTAATGAggttatttaatttatttgatctcATCACTATGATGTGCTcacatttgttttcttttttcttcccttttttggttttttggtGGGGCTATGGTGTTGCTTCAGTTGGAGGTAATTGAAACCAGCTCTTAAACCTAGTATTCTACTGGTTTATTGTACCCCCACCCCCCCTCTAACCTGAGCAGTCCATGGGAGAAATGTATATACTGagctttttttgttaaatgtAAACTTGTCCAGTGTGATGCGAAAGGATCTTCGAGGGGTGGTGAAGAATCTGCTAAAAGAGATGCAGTTGGAGCCTTGCCTGGTCAAAATTCCCAGGTTTACTTACTTTCCACAGAATCTTGTTTTTTCACagagaatttttatttattttcatggcaacatgaattgaaaatttctttctttaccaTGTAATCATTTCTTAACATCTGGTGTAAATATCTGCAGCAGTACTTGCAGCCAGGAGCATTGACCTACATTAACACTCAAGTAATAATCTCTCCTCTCTCAACTTTTCAACACGCTATTTAGGAATATCCTCCTTTTCATTGCTAATAATTGGACTGAAATTCATGGTTATTATTAGCTTTTTACCGTTGCCAGTATTGTCTCTAATTGTTGAGTGTTGCTTAGGAGATAGACCAGTTTCTTCACTTCCCCTCATATATGTATCCTAccttttcttctcatttgCTTGTCCAGAAGCTCGTAGGATTTCATCCTAGGTagtttatatactttttttcatATGCCTAGTTTCACCAGGGCAGCCAATGGcagtttatatttaaatgatatgcatttaatgtttgtaagaagatacataattaaataaaaatttgattattctACCATTCAAATAACCATATTCTGGAGGAATTTCTGGACATATCTTAATGTGTCGTACAGTTTGATTACTCAGGAAAGAAGATTTCATGGTCTTGAAAAATTGTCTGCATAAAGATACTATTCGCCTGGAACAATATCCTACACCTAGCACCAAATTTTCTGAGatgtaaatatttatatagcCCCTTTTTGTCCCTAGTAATTTTCCATATCCATTTCCTGcccatttgattttaaatgttCCTAATTCAGAAGGAAGCTATAAATGAAGAATGGAACAGTGTTCTCACATCACTTGAATGTGATAGTTATTGGTTTCGCTTTTGTAACGAATGCTTGAATATTAATTCTTATCTTTCTTTCATGGTTCCACCTTCTTGGTTTTCtaggatgaaaagaaaatgaattgcACTACTTTTCTATCTACTTGTCATAATAGGGACAGATGGGGAGGATATGCATATTTACCTGTTATATTCATTCATTGCAGTCTCTAGGAGAGAAATATAACTTTAATTGTACCATTATCCGTGCTATTTGTCCTAGTATAGGAGGATATATCTGTTTACCTATCTCATAGATTTGTATTTGACATAAAATAATGATGCTAGATATTTTCCTCTGTAGTGGGtcatattataatttcttctGTATGCAAGGATATTAAATCTCTTAACAAGGCCAAGAAAATTTTCGTGTTAAATGTATAGGAGCGGCTGACTCAGTATGGTTGTTACTTGTCCTCACATGATCATCAAATGCATGGTgaagaaacatttttataatctCTCAACCATGCATCTAATGAACATGTGAGTGACAGATTGACCTCCTGTATACCTAGAGTCCTCCCATTCCCTAAAAAGCAAGGGCTCCCTTTAAGTCTTCCAAATCTCCACTCTTACAGTCTATATTTGGGCACAAGACTACAAAGGattgggaaaaaaaacattatacgCCAACCTAACTAACATTATTAATTGAAGAACACTTTCCTTTCTATCAATTAGTTTGTGACAGGTCTCAGATATCCAAATTGAGCTCTGCCTCTGGAACAACCAGCCTTAGGGAACTTTTCTTTCCTTACCcactttaaattactttttaccATAGAGTCAAAGAACTTGCTTGGCTAATTTGATCTCTCATTGATGCAGtgattatgaatttatgatGACATAATCTGCCTTTGCTAATTTTGAGCTTGGTAGTTCGAAGAACCAGGGTATCCTAAAGGTTATGAGTACAAATCTTCTCCATGGCGGCATACATGAACAAATGTCTTATGAGTACCCTTTTTTTTGGTATGAAAAACTATGGGGTCAGCACTACGGTCTCTTGATAAAATAGGTGGAAGTCTGTAGATGTATCAAAATGggctagaatgaaaagaagtgttaaaatatggaaatttATTGTGCTTTGATTCTCAACTTTTTAATGCCCATCTAATCTTTGACAAGTTCTTTGAAATTGAGTAATCATGTAgcatattgtcatttttgtcttttatttgATCTAATGATCTATATCTTAATCTTTTCTGATTTGCCTTTACACTAGTAGTTTATGACCATGAAATGTGTTTTGCTGGTTTTAATTACTTAGGCGAATTCTATCTGCATTCTGAGATGTTTCATGTGGGGGTAGAtcaaatgtttatttttacttGGCTGTTCGAATTTTTGCATTATTGATCCAGTAGATTATGAGAAATAAACAGTGAACCTTTATTATCGGGTTAATCTCAAATTCACTTTTTTACCCCCCTCCTCCTATGCATACTTTGTCAGCACGGTTTTTgcctttaaaaaaatgtatgtaAAAAATTGCTTTGCGTCCTGCTCCGTATTGGATGGTCCTTCAACAGTGATTTATTCTTGAAAAATACGTTTTGGTTTTGGGAGAATTGAAATCATTATGGGAATGAGCgcatttttcttgatttctttgtGGAATAACTCTCAGTGCTATTGAGATATGTATGAGATTTTGCTTGGAAAtatgtaaaaatatatagCATCTTTATGTATTtgtttctcaaaaaaaaaaaaattataatataaggtCGAGGTCTAAAGTGTTGTCTGATGAATAATCTCAATTTAAACAATGCTAGCATGTATATACGGTCAACAACTGTATTGTAGATGTTAAAGTGCGATTTCTGATGATATTTTCACTGACTCCgttatttttttcaacattCTATGTTTTGCAGGGACAGCATTTTGATCACTCCTTCAATGCAGAATAATGAGTAGGAATCTCCTGCATTTCCACGATTGTCGAAACTCTTCTACATATAAATCTTTACAATCGATTTGGTTCtggatttgattttggtttgggCTTTGAGGTGGGCTTCGATTTTCTTGATGCTCTCGTCAGCTAAAGTTATTGTAAATTTGGGACCTTCAACTTAGTATAGTTGCTTTGGTAGGCAACTGgaaatatattattctctttcccACTTCTGttgcttttggttttgaatGATTAAGAAAGTGACACGTGtacccttttctctctctctctctctctactcaCACAAATCTTAAAGAACAGATTCCATAATGCCTATTTATTCTGTTGGTTGATTTTTCATCGAAGTGCTTTACTAGAATCTGACTGTAGGCCAACTGTAAGTTTCTTTTGACTTGGTGGGAGAGACACGGCGTTGTGGGCACTGCAATCTTCTTAACAACCATCTTGTTCGGTTCCCCTACACCAACAAATATCATAGAGTGGAAAACAAACCGATCAAAGCAGCTAACTTTGGTAAGATCATATTATGCTTCAATTCCTCTTACTAGTTGATGAGCTGTGTGATTCGATGCTTAAGcctttttatatatacttgtttgtttatgattttgaCCATTTCT
This genomic window from Cucurbita pepo subsp. pepo cultivar mu-cu-16 chromosome LG01, ASM280686v2, whole genome shotgun sequence contains:
- the LOC111802105 gene encoding nuclear transcription factor Y subunit B-1-like isoform X3, with product MADPPTSPAGGSHESGGEQSPHTGGVREQDRYLPIANISRIMKKALPANGKIAKDAKDTVQECVSEFISFITSEASDKCQKEKRKTINGDDLLWAMATLGFEDYIDPLKSYLTRYRECDAKGSSRGGEESAKRDAVGALPGQNSQQYLQPGALTYINTQFEEPGYPKGYEYKSSPWRHT
- the LOC111802105 gene encoding nuclear transcription factor Y subunit B-1-like isoform X1, producing MADPPTSPAGGSHESGGEQSPHTGGVREQDRYLPIANISRIMKKALPANGKIAKDAKDTVQECVSEFISFITSEASDKCQKEKRKTINGDDLLWAMATLGFEDYIDPLKSYLTRYRELECDAKGSSRGGEESAKRDAVGALPGQNSQQYLQPGALTYINTQFEEPGYPKGYEYKSSPWRHT
- the LOC111802105 gene encoding nuclear transcription factor Y subunit B-1-like isoform X7, whose protein sequence is MADPPTSPAGGSHESGGEQSPHTGGVREQDRYLPIANISRIMKKALPANGKIAKDAKDTVQECVSEFISFITSEASDKCQKEKRKTINGDDLLWAMATLGFEDYIDPLKSYLTRYRELECDAKGSSRGGEESAKRDAVGALPGQNSQQYLQPGALTYINTQGQHFDHSFNAE
- the LOC111802105 gene encoding nuclear transcription factor Y subunit B-1-like isoform X2 translates to MADPPTSPAGGSHESGGEQSPHTGGVREQDRYLPIANISRIMKKALPANGKIAKDAKDTVQECVSEFISFITSEASDKCQKEKRKTINGDDLLWAMATLGFEDYIDPLKSYLTRYRELECDAKGSSRGGEESAKRDAVGALPGQNSQYLQPGALTYINTQFEEPGYPKGYEYKSSPWRHT
- the LOC111802105 gene encoding nuclear transcription factor Y subunit B-1-like isoform X10, which encodes MADPPTSPAGGSHESGGEQSPHTGGVREQDRYLPIANISRIMKKALPANGKIAKDAKDTVQECVSEFISFITSEASDKCQKEKRKTINGDDLLWAMATLGFEDYIDPLKSYLTRYRELECDAKGSSRGGEESAKRDAVGALPGQNSQYLQPGALTYINTQGQHFDHSFNAE
- the LOC111802105 gene encoding nuclear transcription factor Y subunit B-1-like isoform X6, coding for MADPPTSPAGGSHESGGEQSPHTGGVREQDRYLPIANISRIMKKALPANGKIAKDAKDTVQECVSEFISFITSEASDKCQKEKRKTINGDDLLWAMATLGFEDYIDPLKSYLTRYRELECDAKGSSRGGEESAKRDAVGALPGQNSQQYLQPGALTYINTQFDYSGKKISWS
- the LOC111802105 gene encoding nuclear transcription factor Y subunit B-1-like isoform X5, whose product is MADPPTSPAGGSHESGGEQSPHTGGVREQDRYLPIANISRIMKKALPANGKIAKDAKDTVQECVSEFISFITSEASDKCQKEKRKTINGDDLLWAMATLGFEDYIDPLKSYLTRYRELECDAKGSSRGGEESAKRDAVGALPGQNSQQYLQPGALTYINTQERRFHGLEKLSA
- the LOC111802105 gene encoding nuclear transcription factor Y subunit B-1-like isoform X4 gives rise to the protein MADPPTSPAGGSHESGGEQSPHTGGVREQDRYLPIANISRIMKKALPANGKIAKDAKDTVQECVSEFISFITSEASDKCQKEKRKTINGDDLLWAMATLGFEDYIDPLKSYLTRYRELECDAKGSSRGGEESAKRDAVGALPGQNSQYLQPGALTYINTQVIISPLSTFQHAI
- the LOC111802105 gene encoding nuclear transcription factor Y subunit B-1-like isoform X9; this encodes MADPPTSPAGGSHESGGEQSPHTGGVREQDRYLPIANISRIMKKALPANGKIAKDAKDTVQECVSEFISFITSEASDKCQKEKRKTINGDDLLWAMATLGFEDYIDPLKSYLTRYRELECDAKGSSRGGEESAKRDAVGALPGQNSQYLQPGALTYINTQFDYSGKKISWS
- the LOC111802105 gene encoding nuclear transcription factor Y subunit B-1-like isoform X8, producing MADPPTSPAGGSHESGGEQSPHTGGVREQDRYLPIANISRIMKKALPANGKIAKDAKDTVQECVSEFISFITSEASDKCQKEKRKTINGDDLLWAMATLGFEDYIDPLKSYLTRYRELECDAKGSSRGGEESAKRDAVGALPGQNSQYLQPGALTYINTQERRFHGLEKLSA